NNNNNNNNNtttttttttttttttttttttttttttgttttgagatggagttttgctctgttgcccaggctggagtgcagggcgcgatctcggctcactgcaacctccacctccagggttcaagcattctcctgcctcagcctcccaagtagctgggattataggcgtgcaccaccacacctggctaatttttttttttttttttatgtttagtaaagatggagtttcaccatggtcaggctggtcttgaactcctgacctcgtgatccgcccatctcggtcccccaaagtgctgggattacaggggtgagccaccacgcctggtcgcCACTGCTACGTTTAAACAAATGCCTACTCATGTGGGTAGGGCTGCCGTGACTCTTCTCACTTTATGATAAGGAAAGCCAGAGAAGCCAAGCAACTGGACTGAGGTCACCCCAAGGAGGAGTGGCTGAGCTGAAATGAGAATCCATGTTCCCTGGTGCTCCTGAGGGAAACTGGAGGAGGCGGGAACAGGATCACAGAGGAGGAACTTCAGCATCCTGGGCCTTCAGGAGGCATTACCCACTGCAGGCCATTCCCctcctctgaacctcagtttcctcatctgtaaaacgggtgAGGACTTTGGGCCTGGTACCTCCAACCTGTCCCTTCCACTTATTTCCTAGGTTGCTTTAGGGCAGGCTGGGAAGCAGCAAGAGAACCAATTCCACTGATCCTCCCCCAGTGACAGCTTAAATCCCAAGGAGAAGAGGTGTCTTGAACCAAGGCCAGGAGAGGGCTGCAGGCGTTCCCAGCTGGGATTCTCTGGGAGGTGCCAAATGAACTTGAATCTTCAACTCCGGACCTTCAGAGAGCAAGCAGGCAAGAAAAATACGGGGCCTGGAAAAGCTGCGCTGGAAAGGGCAGAGACCTTGctgtcctggctctgtcactagCTACACGGCCTTGGCCCCTGCCTCTGTGCACCTCAGTCTCCCCTCTGTCAGATGAGGTCACCTTTCAGGCCTCCAGCTCTAAGAGTGTGCaaaacagttttcccagcattctCTCTGTGGGAGGTACAGACCAGGAAGAGATGTTTTTCAACAAGTCAGACAAAATGTTGCACATGAGTTAGATTCTGTAGAGGAGCCCTGATTGAGGAAAGACCCACCAAGGAGGTGCACAGAGACAAGAGAGGCCCTGCTCCTGGAGATGgccaggcaggggctggagggcACTCAGCAGGAGTGATGGCAGCGAGACTCCAGTCCTGGATCTAGAAAAGGAAAGACCTCTGAGGTTCTCTCTGGTTAGGAGGTTCTAGAACTCAGCATTTCCTCTCCTGAGGCTCCCCTCAGCCCTCAAGCAGTATTCAATCTACCTGGCCTTCCCTTCCACAGGAGGGGAACTTCTGAGTCGCCTTCCTGGGGCAACTAGCAGAGGGGACACCCTCCTAGCCCCGGGAAGTAGGGGTAGGGCAGCGCGGGGCACATCCTGGTTTATAGCCCTGGTTTGAAACAAGGCAGCATTGGGTTTGAATCCCGGCTTCCACCACTTAACTGAGCAAGTAACTTAATGTCCTGGCATCAGTCCCCCCAACCCCCTGCTGCCAAAACAGGGGCATTGAGCTTTGTTCGCTGAGATGGTGCGGTACCAAGTGTCTGGCATGGAATGGCAGCTGCTGTTACAGCTCTGCAGACAGGCTGCAGCTGCCTGGAAAGGTTAGGGAACACGGCCTTTGCAAATACCAGTCAGGGGCCCCAGGAAAGCTAGATCTGGGGAGAGGGGGATCCTGGGGGAGGGACACTGTTGATGTCTGTAAGGGTTTCTGCGGGACAAGAGAGGCCTGGAGAAGCTGGAGGTTTCTGTACAGCAATGCAAATGCTGGCTCAGGGGCATGACACCCTTAGGTATATCCTAGCACATGTGGGGCAGCTGGTGCCTGGGAGTGGAGGTGGTAGACATGTCACCAGTGACTTCTGCTGATGTCACTCCACACAGATGCTAGATGGCTTCTTAGCACATGGCTATGGAGACACATTTTTGGGTCCTTGTGCATCCAAGCTGAAAAAGCCTTAGGTTTGTCTCCACCTTCTGGTTTTTTCCATGGAAAGACTGAGGCCTACATGGGAGGATTGAAGCCATGGGACGGACCCTGGAGAGGGTCCCAGTCATCCTTATTCCCTATCCTTCCCCGGGGCAATACTCCCCAGGGACCACCCAGCACTGGGACACCTACCTACTGCATCCGGCTCCGGCTCGGTGCCCAGGAACCGCCCTTGAGACCGTGCATCCACCAGCTGGAACCTCTTAGATTCAAGGTTCTCCAGCACCTGCTCGTAGTTCTTGAGCAGGGAGCGGTCCAGTGTGGCTTTGAAAACGGCCGGTTCTGGGCGTGAGGGCTCGGATGTCACCGGGTGGCCCTCCTTCAGCCAGTTCCGGAAGCCACCATTGAGCACTGATACGGTGCGGTGGCCAAACACACGGAACATCCACCAGACCCGGGGAGCATAGAAGCTGCCCAGGTGGTCGCCATCGTACACCACCACGTGCGTGTGGTTGCTGATGCCCAGGCGGCCCACATAGTCGCCGAAGCCAGCCTCGCTGGGCAGCATCATCTCGTAGGGCGACGCCGTGTCCCGGCACTCCTCTATGTCAAAGAAAGAGGCGCCGGGTACGTGGCGCTCGAGATACTCCTTGCGGGCCTCTCGGGTGCCTGGTGAGTACCAGGACGCGTCCAGCACCCTCAGGCCGGGCCCCAGCTTGCCAGTCCTGATGGACTCCGCCAGCCACTTGGTAGAGACCAGCGCCCGGTAGAGCACCTGATGAACCATGGCTTCAGCTCTGCGTGTCACCTGGCACGGGTGGGAACCAGGAAAAAGAGACAGGCGTGAGGAAGCCGGTGTGTGCAGTAGGGTGAGGCCTGGGAGAAGCTCTTTCTCCCTCCGCACTCCCCCGGGTTCCTTGTTTATAGCAAGCCAGCGGGGCTGTGGCGTGCAGCGGGATAAGTTTGCAGATTCCCTCTGGAAAGCCGGCCCCGCCCCTCCCAGCGGGCCCGGGGGCCCAGCGCAGAAGCGGGTGGGGCAAAGTTTCCGAGGACTCCAGATAGGGGTGCTTCCTGGGACAGGGGTCTGGCTCCTAGAAGCTACAGTACTCGATCCCGCCAGGAAAGAGCAGTGAAAACATGCCCGGGATGGGGGACGATGGCATCTTGGGCTTATAATCCCCTTTCCTTCCAAGGCAGAGGGGGTGGGCGCACGGCGAGGAAGCTCCGCGGGCCGCGCACACGCTATCGCCTCCGGCCTCCCCAGGCAGCCCGAGCTCGCCCGCCTCCAGAGTGCCTGAGTCCGGCCCGCGGCTCACTGCCCCCTGCCCTAGGTGGTTCAGAGGTTCCCGGGGCACCCCGTCCCACTCTCGCAACGCTATCCTTCCCCGGGAAGCAGGCGGCCCGGCCGGCAGCCCAGGCGCCCTGCCGCCGTACCCGCCCCGCACTCACTCGCCCCCGACGCCGCACCGGCGCTCGCCCTGGCCCGCTGGAGAAGTTGGCAGGTTCAAACCCCCGGCCGCAGCTACCCGGGCGGCGCGCACCACCGCGCCGCCGCCAGTGGGGGGACCCTGCGCCGCCCGCCGCCACCCCGTGCCGTCCCCGCGCCGCCGCTCAGCGCGCGGCACCCGCCAACCTCGCGTGCAGAGCCTTCGGGACCCGCGGGGGTCTAAGGGGGACGCCGGGTGGCGCGGGAGTGGCGCGGGCCCGGGCTAGGCGGAGCGGGCGTCCCCCCACGGCCCGGCCGGTGGAAGGCGCGGGCAGCAGCGGCTCCGAGTGGCTGCGGCGGTGGGCTGTGCCGGAGTCTCCTCCCTTTGGCCAGCTGCAGGTTGGTGGCTGGAGGAGGGGACAGCTGCGGGCGCGGGGAGGGGGCGCCGCGTCGCCAGGGCCATGGCGGAGTCGGGAAGCCAGGAGTCCGAGATCCTGGTAACTGCCGCGGCGTGGCGGCTTGCCTTTCTGGAGGGGGAGGGAGTAGCTCTTTGGGGGTGCGCGGCTCGGGGCTCCCGCGCGGGACCTGGGCGGAAGAGGGGGCTCAGTCTAGGAGAGAAGTCGCGCCGCTACGTTGGCACTAAGGGTGACTGTCCGCTTGGGGCGGCCTGCCGGGTGGGGTCGTGGCGAGTGACGGGTGGGGAGCCttgggtggaggtggggtggcCTGGTGCTACCAGagagggtgggagagagagaggaggacagGGAGACGAGACCCCAGTGACCCACAGGCCCCAGAAAGAGCCACTAGCCAATAGCTTGTTAGTGAGTGAAAGGAACTAACATTGTCAAGGCCTGCTTGGTGTGGCACTTTGCTGGGTACTCCCGTGGTGTAACTTAGTTCCCACGATAACTGAGGAGTAGGCCAGAAACTTACTAAGACAGGAGAGAGCGGCAGAGCGAGTTGCTAGAGGACACACCCAGAGTTGAGGCCGGGCCGGGCCTGATCCTGGTCTGAAGCCCACATAGTACCGGTTGCCTTTGCTTACCCGGCTCTTCCCTGAAGCCtcgtgcttttaaaaaaattgcttgttTTTAACTTAGACCATGTAATCATAAGTTGatgtaattcaatttttaataatagctgcgTTTAACAACCAGTTGGCAAAATTCCTGAAAAGCTCACTGTGGGGGACTCCATTGCTCCTCCCTAGCTTTTGCAGAGGCTAGCCTGGAACGCTTTCCTTGTTCCCCAACTCcgaccttttttgttttgttttgttttttgagacaggctgtggttctgtggcccagactggagtgcagtggcgccatcttagctcactgcaacctccacctcccaggctcaagcgatcgtcccaccttagcctcccaagtaggtgggaccacaggcatgtgccaccatgcctggctaatttttaaatttttggtagagatggggtttcgccatgttgtccaggctggtcttgaactcctgggctcaagcgatcttgatcctcccaaagtgctgagattacaggaatgagccaccgtccctggcctcatcccccttttttaaaaaagg
The Piliocolobus tephrosceles isolate RC106 chromosome 19, ASM277652v3, whole genome shotgun sequence genome window above contains:
- the TST gene encoding thiosulfate sulfurtransferase — encoded protein: MVHQVLYRALVSTKWLAESIRTGKLGPGLRVLDASWYSPGTREARKEYLERHVPGASFFDIEECRDTASPYEMMLPSEAGFGDYVGRLGISNHTHVVVYDGDHLGSFYAPRVWWMFRVFGHRTVSVLNGGFRNWLKEGHPVTSEPSRPEPAVFKATLDRSLLKNYEQVLENLESKRFQLVDARSQGRFLGTEPEPDAVGLDSGHIRGSVNMPFMDFLTEDGFEKSPEELRALFQTKKVDLSQPLIATCRKGVTACHVALAAYLCGKPDVAVYDGSWSEWFRRAPPESRVSQGKSEKA